In Pseudofrankia saprophytica, one genomic interval encodes:
- a CDS encoding GlxA family transcriptional regulator, protein MVAVFDGVELLDVTGPAEVFSVADRLRTPGSPGYVVRLAAVRRGPVRTSSGVRLVADVGFGAPMGAVDTAIVPGGITPQTAGSLPIVEPAVVGWVARRSAAWRRVASVCAGAHMLAAAGLLDGRPATTHWFTAGRLAAEFPAVAVDPDPIFIRSGRIWTCAGVSAGMDLALAMVAEDHGDQLAREVARWMVMYLRRPGGQSQFSAPLAPAAPRTDRIRDAIAWIVEHPGRDLSVPALARHAHLSERHFARLFAREAATTPAAYVETVRVEAVRRALEETDDTLDVVAARCGFTSVETLHRVFRRRLTVIPDDYRRRFRLPSAG, encoded by the coding sequence ATCGTCGCGGTGTTCGACGGCGTCGAGCTGCTGGACGTCACCGGGCCGGCGGAGGTGTTCTCCGTCGCCGACCGTCTTCGAACGCCGGGCTCGCCCGGGTACGTCGTCCGGCTGGCCGCGGTGCGCCGCGGGCCGGTGCGCACGTCGAGTGGTGTGCGGCTCGTCGCCGACGTCGGGTTCGGCGCCCCCATGGGCGCGGTCGACACCGCCATCGTCCCCGGCGGCATCACACCGCAGACGGCGGGCAGCCTGCCGATCGTCGAACCGGCGGTGGTCGGCTGGGTGGCCCGCCGGTCTGCCGCCTGGCGACGGGTGGCGTCGGTATGCGCCGGCGCGCACATGCTGGCGGCCGCCGGTCTCTTGGATGGCCGGCCGGCGACGACCCACTGGTTCACCGCCGGCCGGCTGGCGGCGGAGTTCCCGGCCGTCGCCGTCGACCCGGACCCGATCTTCATCCGGTCCGGCCGGATCTGGACCTGCGCGGGGGTGAGCGCGGGGATGGACCTGGCGCTGGCCATGGTCGCCGAGGACCACGGCGACCAGCTCGCCCGCGAGGTCGCCCGTTGGATGGTGATGTACCTGCGGCGGCCAGGTGGGCAGAGCCAGTTCAGCGCGCCGCTCGCCCCGGCGGCGCCACGCACCGACCGCATCCGGGACGCGATCGCGTGGATCGTCGAGCACCCCGGGCGGGACCTGTCGGTCCCGGCCCTCGCGCGGCACGCCCATCTCAGCGAACGCCATTTCGCCCGGCTCTTCGCCCGGGAGGCGGCGACCACGCCGGCGGCCTACGTCGAGACAGTGCGCGTCGAGGCGGTCCGCCGGGCGCTGGAGGAGACGGACGACACCCTCGACGTCGTCGCGGCCCGGTGCGGGTTCACCTCGGTCGAGACCCTGCACCGGGTGTTCCGCCGCCGGCTCACCGTCATCCCCGACGACTACCGGCGGCGTTTCCGGCTTCCGTCCGCCGGCTGA
- a CDS encoding HD domain-containing protein → MPSPLPTLPDSALAVAADELLTTCSPPPLVNHCRRTYLFGTALLESRHRPYDAEALYVAAMLHDLGLTELWGDEVTPFEQRGALVAEITMLERGASPRFAGLVRDAIALHLELDTAKDPRPEVAGVHLGAAVDVLGLRLDQLPKDLVADVLDGLPRLGLKDLLTTVLRHEAEAKPTSRIAGHVAQLDFVRLVAAAPFDG, encoded by the coding sequence GTGCCGTCGCCCCTGCCGACCCTTCCCGACAGCGCGCTCGCCGTGGCCGCCGACGAGCTGCTGACGACCTGTTCACCGCCGCCGCTGGTGAACCACTGCCGGCGGACGTACCTGTTCGGCACGGCGCTGCTGGAGAGCAGGCACCGGCCGTACGACGCCGAGGCGCTGTATGTCGCGGCCATGCTGCACGATCTGGGCCTGACCGAGCTGTGGGGCGACGAGGTCACGCCCTTCGAACAGCGCGGCGCGCTCGTCGCGGAGATCACCATGCTCGAGCGGGGGGCGAGCCCGCGGTTCGCAGGGCTGGTGCGGGACGCGATCGCGCTGCACCTGGAGCTCGACACCGCCAAGGATCCCCGTCCCGAGGTCGCCGGCGTGCATCTCGGCGCCGCCGTCGACGTTCTGGGTCTGCGGCTGGACCAACTGCCAAAGGACCTGGTCGCCGATGTCCTCGACGGTCTCCCCCGGCTGGGCCTCAAGGACCTCCTGACCACCGTCCTGCGGCACGAGGCCGAGGCGAAACCCACCTCCCGCATCGCCGGGCACGTCGCCCAGCTCGACTTCGTCCGGCTCGTCGCCGCGGCCCCCTTCGACGGCTGA